A single region of the Paraburkholderia sprentiae WSM5005 genome encodes:
- a CDS encoding TolC family protein: MPVFHAVAALRLRALIPLCVLLMSGCATYHREPLAPQDSSTSARALERIRIDPASMPLPELAAHRFDPADGLDIDEVAMLAVANNPDLKLARDDLGIAAAQAYSAGLLPDPQLSVSSDYPGAAGTTRAFNYGLSIDVMAIVLRSANKQSADATVAKTDLGLLWQEWQVVAQARQLFVKTCFQRHTLPLLQQQRDLARTRFERMAAARADGNLTDDTLSAALLAYSDARKQYTDAERAAAQTHHDLNALLGLAPDVRLQLQTGSDNQLAPLPDATLDTALAGLARRRPDLIALQAGYEAQEQKYRAAILSQFPSLSVGFVRARDTSNIYTSGFQINLSLPIFNRNQGNVAIEKATRQRLRDEYQTRLNQAYADVARLREDSAILARQLQQTEAALPGVERAARDAAAAYAEHNLVLGAYTDAQSAALAKRIDVATLRETLDEQRVGLQALLGSAIPDAFSPAQTFIDTHAN, encoded by the coding sequence TTGCCTGTTTTCCATGCCGTCGCGGCGCTGCGCCTGCGCGCGCTCATACCGTTGTGCGTGCTGCTGATGAGCGGCTGCGCGACCTATCACCGCGAGCCGCTCGCGCCGCAGGACAGCTCGACGTCCGCGCGAGCGCTCGAACGGATCCGCATCGATCCCGCGAGCATGCCGCTGCCCGAACTGGCCGCGCATCGCTTCGATCCGGCCGACGGGCTCGACATCGATGAAGTCGCGATGCTCGCGGTCGCCAACAATCCCGATCTCAAGCTCGCCCGCGACGATCTCGGCATCGCCGCTGCGCAAGCTTATTCGGCCGGTCTGTTGCCCGATCCGCAACTGAGCGTGTCGAGCGACTATCCGGGCGCGGCCGGCACGACGCGCGCGTTCAATTATGGTCTCAGCATCGACGTGATGGCGATCGTGCTGCGCAGCGCGAATAAACAGTCCGCCGACGCGACGGTCGCGAAGACCGACCTCGGCCTGCTGTGGCAGGAGTGGCAGGTCGTCGCGCAAGCGCGGCAGCTGTTCGTGAAGACGTGCTTCCAGCGACACACTCTACCGCTGCTGCAACAGCAACGCGACCTCGCGCGCACGCGTTTCGAGCGCATGGCCGCGGCGCGCGCCGACGGCAATCTGACCGACGACACCCTGAGCGCCGCGCTGCTCGCCTATAGCGACGCGCGCAAGCAATACACCGACGCCGAGCGCGCGGCCGCGCAAACGCATCACGATCTGAATGCGTTGCTGGGCCTCGCGCCGGACGTGCGATTGCAGTTGCAAACGGGCAGCGACAATCAACTCGCGCCGCTGCCCGACGCCACGCTCGACACCGCGCTCGCCGGGCTCGCTCGCCGCCGGCCCGACCTGATCGCGCTGCAGGCCGGCTACGAGGCGCAGGAGCAGAAATATCGCGCGGCGATTCTGAGCCAGTTCCCGAGTCTGTCGGTCGGCTTCGTGCGGGCGCGCGACACGTCGAACATCTACACGAGCGGGTTTCAGATCAACCTGAGTCTGCCGATCTTCAACCGCAACCAGGGCAATGTCGCGATCGAAAAAGCAACCCGTCAGCGGCTTCGCGACGAGTACCAGACCCGCCTGAACCAGGCATATGCGGACGTCGCCCGCCTGCGCGAAGACAGCGCGATTCTCGCGCGCCAATTGCAGCAGACCGAAGCCGCGCTGCCCGGCGTCGAGCGCGCCGCGCGCGACGCCGCGGCAGCCTACGCCGAACACAACCTCGTGCTCGGGGCGTACACCGACGCGCAAAGCGCCGCATTGGCCAAACGCATCGACGTCGCGACGCTGCGCGAAACGCTCGACGAACAGCGCGTCGGCTTGCAGGCGCTGCTCGGCAGCGCGATTCCCGATGCTTTCTCTCCCGCTCAGACTTTCATCGACACTCATGCGAACTAG
- a CDS encoding response regulator, protein MRLLLVEDDDMIAESVLGAMRRAGYAIDWAEDGRAAELSLDNGVYDLVLLDLGLPKKDGIDVLNAYRRHGGAAPVMILTARDAVDERIRGLDAGADDYLTKPFDLDELAARIRALLRRRTGQKQPVYSHGELTLDPAAHEVTKHGVPLPLVPREFALLQALIEEPARVFTKAELEEKLYGWGEEVGSNTIEVHVHSLRRKIGADQIVTVRGVGYRLKRCG, encoded by the coding sequence ATGCGCCTGCTACTGGTCGAAGACGACGACATGATCGCGGAATCGGTGCTGGGCGCGATGCGCCGCGCCGGCTACGCGATCGACTGGGCCGAGGACGGCCGCGCGGCGGAACTGTCGCTCGATAACGGCGTGTACGACCTCGTGCTGCTCGATCTCGGCCTGCCGAAAAAAGACGGCATCGACGTGCTGAACGCGTATCGCCGCCACGGCGGCGCGGCGCCGGTGATGATTCTGACCGCGCGCGACGCGGTCGACGAACGCATCCGCGGTCTCGACGCCGGCGCCGACGACTACCTGACCAAGCCGTTCGATCTCGACGAACTGGCCGCGCGCATTCGCGCGCTACTGCGCCGGCGCACCGGCCAGAAGCAGCCGGTCTACAGTCACGGCGAACTGACGCTCGACCCCGCCGCGCATGAAGTCACCAAGCACGGCGTGCCGCTGCCGCTGGTGCCGCGTGAATTCGCGTTGCTGCAGGCGCTGATCGAGGAGCCCGCGCGGGTGTTCACGAAGGCGGAGCTCGAAGAAAAGCTGTACGGCTGGGGCGAGGAAGTCGGCAGCAATACGATCGAAGTGCATGTGCACAGTCTGCGGCGCAAGATCGGCGCGGACCAGATCGTGACCGTGCGCGGGGTCGGCTACCGCCTGAAGAGGTGCGGATGA
- a CDS encoding efflux RND transporter periplasmic adaptor subunit, protein MRTSLFSARRAWPRVAAVAAPVVGALLLYASVHPVHADDNAASEAQPSVAVQTVRVQRAAIAQPVRGFGIVAATASNLTTFNLPYVSRIVQMRVQAGETVKRGTPLFVVQADPAAVLAATQARSALTLAQGELARTRSLYDKGLATQSQLASASKAVDDAREALAAQNQTGIASGNKVVSAPFDGVVLQLSAAQGDQLQAGAAILQLASGTSGTSRDARANVTLGVEPSDAASIHPGDAVTLHGLSATLAQTSIEGRVVLVGAAIDPQSQLVNIGATVPLAQTPFIPGTRVAGDIATRNGRHWIVPRAAVLRDGEHAYLFQITPQHTAHRVAVTIAIENGGRYGVDGSLDPMLDVVTSGNYELKDGMAVRAGGDGAR, encoded by the coding sequence ATGCGAACTAGCCTCTTTTCAGCGCGCCGTGCGTGGCCGCGTGTGGCGGCCGTCGCCGCGCCGGTGGTTGGCGCGCTCCTGCTGTATGCATCGGTCCATCCGGTTCATGCGGACGACAACGCCGCCAGCGAAGCTCAACCATCGGTCGCAGTGCAGACCGTGCGCGTGCAGCGCGCCGCCATCGCACAGCCGGTGCGAGGCTTCGGGATCGTCGCGGCCACCGCGTCGAACCTGACGACGTTCAACCTGCCCTACGTCTCGCGTATCGTGCAGATGCGCGTGCAGGCGGGCGAGACCGTCAAACGCGGCACGCCGCTTTTCGTCGTGCAGGCCGATCCTGCCGCGGTGCTCGCCGCAACCCAGGCGCGCAGCGCGCTGACGCTCGCGCAAGGCGAACTCGCCCGCACCCGGTCGCTGTACGACAAGGGGCTCGCGACCCAATCGCAGCTCGCCAGCGCGAGCAAGGCCGTCGACGACGCGCGCGAAGCGCTCGCCGCGCAGAATCAGACCGGCATCGCAAGTGGCAACAAGGTCGTGAGCGCGCCGTTCGACGGCGTAGTGCTGCAGTTGTCGGCAGCGCAAGGCGACCAGTTGCAGGCCGGCGCCGCGATCCTGCAACTCGCGAGCGGCACGAGCGGCACGAGCCGCGACGCACGCGCAAACGTGACGCTCGGTGTCGAGCCGAGCGATGCCGCCTCGATCCATCCCGGTGACGCGGTCACGCTGCACGGCCTGTCCGCGACACTCGCGCAGACGTCGATCGAAGGCCGCGTGGTGCTCGTCGGCGCGGCGATCGATCCGCAATCCCAACTGGTCAACATCGGCGCGACGGTACCGCTCGCGCAGACGCCGTTCATCCCCGGCACACGCGTGGCCGGCGACATCGCGACGCGCAACGGCAGGCACTGGATCGTGCCGCGCGCGGCCGTGCTGCGCGATGGCGAGCACGCCTACCTGTTCCAGATCACCCCGCAACACACGGCGCACCGCGTCGCGGTGACCATCGCGATCGAAAACGGCGGGCGCTACGGCGTCGATGGTTCGCTCGACCCCATGCTCGACGTCGTGACCAGCGGCAACTACGAGCTGAAAGACGGCATGGCGGTGCGCGCCGGAGGGGACGGCGCGCGATGA